Genomic window (Paenibacillus sp. PK3_47):
CATCCGGCCAAAAGCGCAGACGTAACAAAAATCAGCGTTAACAGCAAAGTCATGCTTTTCTTCATTTCGGGTGACCCTCCCTATTTAATGATATCCCTTACAACTCTAATTATAGAAAACGGCATTTGTTATCGTAAGGTTAAGATTCATCCACTATAGGGATAAAAACCTCTAATTCAAGTAAATGACTAATTACCTTTCACCTTAAAATAATCCCTTAGCTTATCCGCATATACCACGCGCTCCTCTGCCGATAGGTGTCATCAGCACATGCCCCGGATTATTAGCCAGCCAATGCGAAGCAATGAAGGCAGTAATGAACTCATCCTTGTAAAATATATCCGCCGTCCTGGATTTTCCACGCTGGTTCTCCACCCCGCTAAGCAGCAGACAAAACGGACAATGATAATTTTCAGGTTCGTGTAACATTGCTGATAACCTCCGGTTCGTTAATGATTGTTCTCTGAATCCCTGCACACCAAAAAGCCGCCTCCACAGTACGCATTTACTGTAAAAACGGCTTTATTCTGTAGTTAAGCATCATACCAGAGCGGTCTGATTGCGTCCTTCTTCAATTAAGCGGTATGCGCGCTGCACTTCCTCATCGCTTGGTGAAGGCACCCCTTCAAGCTCATATGCACGGCCGAGCTCCTGCCATTTATAAATCCCCATTTGGTGATACGGCAAAATTTCAAACTTCTCGACACCTTTCAGTGTTCCGATGAACCGGCCCAGGTTCAGTAAATCTTCTTCTTTGTCATGAATACCGGGAACATATACGTGGCGGATCCACATTTTGCGGTTATGATCGGACAGCCAGCGGGCCAGCTTCAATGTGCGTTCATTTGATTTGCCGGTGAGCTTGATATGCGCTTCATCGTCAATATGTTTAAGATCCAGGAGGACAAGGTCGGTAACATCGAGCAAATCACTGATTTTTGAACCGTCATTATAGCCGTTGCTGTCCAGTGTAGTATGAAGATTCCAGCGTTTCTTTACTTCAGTGAACAGGTTTTTCACAAAATGGGCCTGCAGTGTAGGCTCACCGCCTGAGACCGTCAATCCGCCGCCGGAAGATTTATAATAATTCAGATAAGGTTCAATTTCCGCAAGTACCTGTTCAATGCTCATTTCTTTACCTTCATTAAGACCCCAAGTATCCGGATTATGACAATATTGGCATTTCAGCAGGCAGCCCTGCATGAATAGTACGAAACGGATACCAGGTCCGTCTACGGTACCGAAGGTTTCCAAGGAATGTATATGTCCATTAGCCATTAGGATGACATCCTTTCCATAAAACTTAAAATTTTAATCAATTTTCAGCAAGATTTTACCGCCCCTGAACCAAGGGCGGTATCACCTCACTGCTATTTCACTTTATACAGGAACTGTCGTACACAGTTCAATCAATTACATTGTACCGTGGAACGTACGGTTGATAACATCCAGCTGTTGTTCGCGGGTCAGCTTGATGAAGTTAACAGCATAGCCGGATACACGGACAGTCAATTGCGGATAGTTCTCAGGGTGATCCATAGCATCGATCAGCTGTTCACGGTTAAATACGTTAACGTTCAAGTGCTGAGCGTTGTTGTGGAAGTATCCGTCCATCATGAATACCAGGTTGGACTTCCGGGATTCTTCGTCTTTACCCAGCGCCTTAGGAACGATAGAGAACGTGTTGGAGATACCGTCTTGGGCATCTGAGTAAGGCAGCTTCGCAACAGAGTTCAAGGAAGCCAGTGCGCCTTTTTTGTCACGTCCGTGCATTGGGTTAGCACCTGGAGCGAACGGTTCACCTTTCTTGCGTCCGTCAGGAGTAGTACCGGTCTTCTTACCATATACCACGTTCGAAGTGATCGTCAGTACCGATTGAGTCGGCATAGCATCACGGTAAGTTTTGTGTTTGCGGATCATCGACATAAAGGTTTCAACCAGTTCAACAGCGATGCTGTCAACAGCGTCATCGTTGTTGCCGTAGCAAGGGAATTCACCTTCAGTTTCGAAGTCGATAGCGATACCTTGTTCGTTGCGGATCGGTTTAACCTTCGCGTATTTAATTGCGCTCAGGGAGTCAGCAGCAACGGACAGACCAGCGATACCGCAAGCCATTGTACGCAGGATGTCGCGGTCATGCAGCGCCATTTCAATGCGTTCGTAAGAATATTTGTCATGCATATAGTGGATGATGTTCAGGGTGTTGACATAAGTCTTGGCCAGCCACTCCATCATCGGTTTGAAGCGTTTCATTACTTCGTTGTAGTCGAGATACTCGGAAGTGATTGCAGGGAATTCAGGTCCAACTTGTGCTCCGGACTTCTCGTCTACACCGCCATTGATTGCATACAGCAGAGCTTTGGCCAGGTTAGCACGGGCACCGAAGAACTGCATTTGTTTACCGATACGCATTGGGGATACGCAGCAGGCAATCGCGTAATCTTCACCCCAGTATGGACGCATTACATCATCATTCTCATATTGGATCGCGCTTGTCTCGATAGAAACCTTGGCGCAATATTTCTTGAAGCCTTCAGGCAGTCTTTCGGACCACAGTACAGTCAGGTTCGGTTCTGGTGCAGGTCCCAGATTGTACAGGGTATGCAGGAAGCGGAAGCTGTTCTTGGTAACGCGTGTTGTTCCGTCTTCAGCCATACCGCCGATGGATTCCGTTACCCAGGTAGGGTCACCGGAGAACAATTCGTTATAGTCAGGCGTACGCAGGAATTTCACGATACGCAGCTTCATTACAAAGTGGTCAACAATTTCTTGTGCTTGCTCTTCAGTAAGAGTGCCTTCTTCAAAGTCGCGTTGTGCATAGATGTCGAGGAAGGAGGATACGCGGCCCAGGGACATTGCGGCACCGTTTTGCTCTTTAACTGCTGCCAGGTAACCGAAATATACCCATTGAGTAGCTTCCTTGAAGTTGTTCGCCGGTTTGGAGATATCCATACCGTGAGCGGCAGCCATTTCTTTCAGCTCGCCCAGAGCGCGGATTTGCTCTGACAGCTCTTCGCGCAGGCGGATTACTTCTTCAGTCATGGAATCCACTTCAAGCTCGGTCAATTGCTGTTTCTTGTCTTTGATCAGGAAGTCGATACCGTACAGGGCAACACGGCGGTAGTCGCCGATGATGCGTCCGCGGCCGTAAGCATCAGGAAGACCTGTGATAACGCCCGATTTACGCACGGCTCTCATTTCTGGTGTATATGCATCAAATACGCCTTGGTTATGCGTTTTGCGGATATTCGTGAACATTTCGATCATGTTGTTCGGAAGCTCGAAGCCGTAAGCTTTGGTGGCGTCGATCATCATCTTGATACCGCCGAACGGTTGAATGGAACGTCTGAAAGGTGCATCAGTCTGTACGCCTACAATTTGTTCCTTTTCCTTATCGATATAGCCAGGTGCGTGGGAAGTAATCGTGGAGACAGTGTCCAGAGAAACGTCCCATACTCCGCCTCTTTCTCTTTCTTCCTTGCTCAGCTGGGAGATAATCTTCCACAGTTCAGTAGTGTTGCTGGTAGGACCTACGAGGAAATCTTCGTTTCCTTCATAAGGCTTGATGTTCTTGGAAATAAATTCGTTTACGTCAACTTTCTTGGACCATTTGCCTTTTACAAAACTTCTCCAACCCGATTTCACTTCTTGTACATCTTTTTCAATCACCGACATGCTAAATCCCTCCATTTATATTTATTATATTTGTAGAGATCGCGGGCTTGAAGGTTAATCCCGTGTCTCGTGATCCCAACGCTATAGTTGTTATAAAATTCACAATCGTATCTGTATAACTGGGACCGTTCTTTATATAAACATTTTAGTTTATTTTCTGAAAAAGGACTGTGACAAATATCACCTTTCCGGTGATATTTGTCACTTCCTTTACGTCCCATAACAACCATTAAACTAATTTTCTATATAACAATCGCCAATTAATTATCGAATCTTCCGTAGAACGCGTTGCGGTACACATCAGCCAGCTCACTTACCAGCGGCAGCTTAGGGTTGGCAGTAGTACATTGGTCTTCAAATGCACGGTCAGCCAGGTAGTCTACGCGCGATTCAAAATCCTTAGGATCAAAACCGAGCTGCTGGAACGACTCTTCGATGCCCAGCTTCTTGTTCATTTCACGGATTGCATTGATCAGGCTTGTTACACCTTCTTCTGTAGTACGGGCAGGCAATCCAAGAATACGGGCAATTTCGGCATAACGCTCGTCAGCTACGAAGTGCGAGTATTTAGGGAACGAAGCGAACTTCGTAGGTTTTTTGGCATTGTAACGGATAACGTGCGGCATCAGGATCGCATTTGTACGGCCGTGTGCCGTATGGTATTGACCGCCCCATTTGTGCGCCAAGCTGTGGTTAATACCCAGGAACGCGTTAGCAAACGCCATACCGGCAAGTGTCGAAGCATTGTGCATTTTTTCACGCGCCAGTTTATCACCAGTAAGCGCCGATTTCTCAAGGTACTGGAATACCAGCTGAATCGCTTTGATTGCCAGACCGTCGGAGTAGTCACTGGCCATTACCGATACATAAGCTTCAATAGCGTGAGTCAGTACGTCCATACCTGTATCTGCAACAGCAGTTCTTGGCAGACTGTATACAAATTCCGGATCAACGATCGCTACGTCTGGAGTCAGTTCATAGTCAGCCAGCGGATATTTGGTGTTGGCACCGGCAGTTTTGTCGGTGATAACTGCGAACGAGGTCACTTCCGAACCTGTACCCGAAGTTGTCGGGATGGCAACGAATTTCGCCTTTTTGCCCAGGGTAGGGTATTTGTACACGCGTTTGCGGATATCCATGAATTTTTGTTTCAGGTTATTGAAGTCTACATCCGGATGTTCGTAGAACAGCCACATTCCTTTGGCAGCGTCCATCGGTGAACCGCCGCCCAGTGCGATAATGCAGTCCGGCTGGAATCTGTTCATCATAGCGGTACCTTTCTCCACGGTAGTGGTCGAAGGATCCGGTTCAACTTCCGAGAACACTTCAATCGCTACAGGAGTCTGGCGTTGGCGCAGATAGTGCTCAACTCTTTCAACATATCCCAATTTAACCATCATTGGGTCAGTGATAATGGCTACACGTGTGATATCAGGCATTTTGGCCAGGTATTGAGTGGATCCCTTTTCGAAGTAGATCTTGTCAGGTACTTTAAACCATTGCATATTCACGGTACGACGATTCACCCTTTTCACGTTGATCAGATTGATGGCAGTAACGTTCTGCGATACCGAGTTGCGTCCATAAGATCCGCAGCCCAGGGTCAGCGAAGGGATATTCGTGTTGTAAATGTCGCCGATTGCGCCATGTGTCGAAGGCGAGTTGACGAGGATACGTCCGGTTTGCAGGCGGTTCGAGAATTTCATGATCACTTCTTCATTATTGGAATGGATCGCCGAGCTGTGGCCCATACCGCCAAATTCAACGATCTCGGCAGCGCGTTCGATACCTTGGTCAGCATTTTTCACCTTGTAGCAGGCCAGAACCGGGCTCAGCTTCTCAGCCGACAGCGGATATTTAGGGCCTACGCCTTCGATTTCAGCAACCAGAATCTTCGTTCCGGCTGGTACCTGGATACCGCACATCTCAGCAATTTTCACTGCCGATTGGCCTACGATTGCCGGGTTAACTGCACATTTCTCTACGTTCATCGCGCCGTTAGTCAGCTTGGCAGCTTCATCTTTATTGACAAAGTAGCAGCCGTTCGCGATCATTTTCTTTTTCACTTGGTCAAAAATTGCATCTTCTATAATAACGGCTTGCTCAGAGGCGCAGATCATACCGTTATCGAATGTTTTGGAAAGGATGATATCCGTTACCGCCTGATCAATATCTGCACTCTTCTCAATGAAGGCCGGTACGTTACCAGGACCTACGCCAAGAGCCGGTTTGCCGCAGCTGTATGCTGCCTTAACCATTGCCGATCCGCCTGTAGCCAGAATCAGTGCAACGTCCGGATTGTTCATCAGTGCGTTCGTTTTGTCCATCGTCGGCATTTCAATCCATTGAATGCAGTTTTCAGGAGCACCTGCTTTGACTGCTGCATCGTGCAGAATCTTAGCTGCTGCAGCGCTGCACTCTTGCGCGGACGGGTGGAAACCGAATATAATAGGGTTACGTGTCTTAGCGGCAATCAGAGCTTTAAACATCGTGGTGGATGTTGGGTTGGTTACCGGTGTGATGCCCATTACAATTCCGACTGGTTCAGCAATCTTTTGGAAGTTGTCGTAGGGGTTATCCTCAATAACTCCTACGGTTTTGTCATACTTGATTCCGTGCCAGATATATTCTGTTGAGAAGATGTTCTTCGTAATTTTGTCTTCGTATACTCCGCGGCCTGTTTCTTCGACAGCCAATTTTGCCAGGTACATGTGTTTGTCGAGACCTGCCAGAGCCATTGCATGAACGATTGTGTTAACCTGCTCCTGGTCAAGCGCCATATACGCTTCCTGAGCTTTCTTTGCTTTATCCACCAATGTCTGAATATACTCTTCAGCGGTGGTCTGTTTCACTTGGGCGGCGACTTCGTTCTTTACTGCCATCTCCCTCGTCCTCCTGTCAATTTTTAGGTTGTTTTTCTCTACACGTTTATCTTATCACATCCCCTTCGGGTTGTATAGTGAATTCTTTCACAAAGTTTAAAGTTTTTTTGATTTGTTTTCAAAGCGCTTACATTCGATCATATTCAGGCTGATATTACATTTATTGGGCTGCCACCCATGAATACATGCTCATACAAGAAATAATAATACTTAAAATCTAAGATTTTACAGAGAAAGCCGACTCTTTTTGCGGAATCAATACGTCCGGGGGTCTGCACTACTTTGTGCAATAGATTTATTTAAAAACACCGAGAATTCCTCTCTATTGTGTTTCGTGCGCATTTTTACACGGATCCCCCCCGCCCACTGAAGCGGAAAAAGATCCTCTTCCTTCTTTAGTCCGGCCAACTTTATCTATTATAAATAGCGGCAGCCAGGGACGAGAGAGTCTTGCCCCGGACTGCCGCTATTTTAATGAGTTAATATATTCTCTTAGTATCGGTCACTCTAGCTTGCACAAGCGAACTGAAGTCCCTTCGCTCCGCAGTGTCAGAAAGGTCAAACTATTTTGTATACCCGCCCAGCTGAAGCCAGGAAGCACAGGCGTCAGTCCATCCGCGTGTATGAGGCTCTTCATCTGCCAGTCCGAGACCATGGCGGCCATGGGCATATACATGCAGGTCAAACGGAATCTCATGGCGTCTTAATGCAGCTGCGAACAGGAGACTGTTCTCTACAGGAACGGAGGCATCATCCGAGGTATGCCACAGGAATGCCGGCGGAGTATCTGCAGTGACCTGCAGTTCACTGCTGAGCCGGTTGGCCATTTCCTTATCCGGATTCTCACCAAGAAGATTGCCTTTCGAGCCCTGGTGCGTAAATTCCTCCCCCATTGTAATGACTGGATAACAAAGAATCATAAAATCGGGACGGCTGGAATACCTTTCTAACGGCTCAGCTGCCTCAGCCTGCCCCCGGTCAAACAATACTCCCGCAGCAGAGGCCAGATGCCCTCCGGCAGAAAAGCCGAGAATGCCCAGTCTGTCCGGATCAACGCCATATTCATCTGCACGGGACCGGATGGTGCGCAGCGCTCTCTGGGCATCATGCAGCGCGCTTGGGTACTTATAGGGTGCTACACGGTACCGCAGGACAAAAGCCGAGATTCCCAGCGTATTCAGCCACTCCGCCACCGGCTGGCCTTCATGATGAGCCCGCATCCCGTAGCCGCCTCCAGGACACACCAGAACAGCCGCGTTACCTTTCCCTTCTACGAGATACGGCGTAATTGCCGGAAGATCCTCCGGACTGTCACCGAGCGAGCCCGGAGTTCCCCCGGGCCATAGCAATAATGTTTCCATCTTCATCCCTCAGGCTTTCCTCAATATTAAATAACATAAATGAAAGCAGTTACACACTTCCTGTCCATAAGTCTAACAAGGTCTTATCGTTCATGCAATCACTTGCTGCCCTCAACAAGACAAAATTCCTTTATGGTGTCCATCACCGAAAACAACTGTTATAATAAGCATCAATCCCAGTAATCCGGCCTCTGCTGGAGCAGGAAATCATGCTAAATATCATCGTTTCGAAGTGAAAATTATCACAATGTTAAAAATTCGACACTTTTTCGCGAAAATACTTAACCAAAATGAGGGATTTCAAGGTATAATTAATTTAAAATTTATTGAAAAACTGAGGGAATAAAGGGGATATCGATTATGATCAAGGAACATTACAATGTTATCGAGGCCCACGGGAATACAAACTGTTTTTCCGAACAGAACTTTAACAGACTTCTCGTTACAATGAAAGAGCGCATAGTACCAGAAGGATCTCACTTGTTCTGGGAAGGTGACTATTCGGATAAATTGTTTTATATCAAACGTGGACGTGTAAAGCTGACCAAATCTACAGACGAAGGCAAAGAACTGATTCTGTATATGTATCAGGCTGGTGACATGGTCGGGCAGGCAGATCCTTTCTTCAGCACCAAGCACAGCTTCACCGCCGAGGTTATTGAAGAGAGCGAAGTTGGTGTAATTGAGCAGAAGGATCTTGAAATCCTTATCTGCCAGCACTGTGATTTCGCCATCGACTTTATGAAGTGGATGGGTATTCACCACCGTCTTACACAGACTAAATTCCGTGATTTGATGATGTACGGCAAACCGGGCGCCCTGTGCTCCACGCTAATCCGTCTGGGCAACACCTATGGCGAGAAGAACGGCGACAATATTCTGATCAACAAAAAAATCACGCATACGGATCTCTCCAACATGATCGGCGCTACCCGTGAGAGCGTCAACCGGATGCTGAGTGATCTGCGCAAAAAAGATGCTGTTGAGTATGAGAATGGAATGATTGTGATCAAAGATCTGGGCATGCTTCAGGAAATCTGCCATTGCGAATTATGTCCTAACGAAATCTGCCGCATTTAATTTCCTAGTAATAATACCCTCTATTCTCCTCACTGAAACATATCAGGCCCAAATATTTTTTAACCATACAATAGAGTGGTCGAAGACGCCTTGTCCGGTGTCTTTTTTTTGTGTAAAATGCTTTGGCTTACAGCTTCCTCATCCACTCTACTGCAGTCATTACGACCGGTGATGCCGGCTCTTACGACAATTCCGCTATATCTCCCCCTCCCATTAGCTTTCAGTTTCATGCTACCTGATTAATAAGATATATCAGTGCTTTATGTAATATCCCACTTTAAATCCATGCCTTTATCTTGACAGATGTTTATATTTCCCGCGTAATGAGGGATGGAATGAAATCTATTACGAGAGGTGACTGAGATGGAGAACCACGCCAAAACCTTTCCCGGCCCTATTAAATTCTGCTATCCGTGGCGCTCCTATCAGAAGCGGATACTGGATCAACTTGAGGAGCATTTACGTAACCGGCACCTGCATCTTGTCGCGCCGCCAGGCTCAGGCAAAACCGTTCTGGGTCTGGAAATTATGCTCCGCATCAACCGCCCGGCAATCATTTTGGCACCAACCTTGACGATCAAGGAGCAGTGGGCGAACCGTTTCACAGAACTTTTTCTGGGGAAGGACGAACGTCCGGATTGGTTGTCAACATCCATACATCATCCGGCCATGATCACGATTACAACTTATCAGGCTCTTCATGCTGTTCTGGGTGATTCCGGAGAAAAGTTGGAGCAGTTTAGAGAACAGCAGTTTTCTGCCTCAGGTGGAGAGAGGATCGTAGCGGCAGCCGATGATACGGAAGATGTCCCTGCCGAGTATGATTATACTCCGAAGCCGGCTTTTCAAGAAGACACTGATGCTGCGGAAAAGGAAACTGCTGCCGATCCGCCTTTAGCAGCGAATGAAATTATCGGAAAACTGAAGAAGCTGGGAATTCACACGGTCATTTTTGACGAAGCGCATCATTTGCGTGTGTCCTGGTGGAGAAGTGCCCTTCAATTGTGTGACATGCTGGGGCAGCCAACTAAAATTGCGCTGACGGC
Coding sequences:
- a CDS encoding alpha/beta hydrolase translates to METLLLWPGGTPGSLGDSPEDLPAITPYLVEGKGNAAVLVCPGGGYGMRAHHEGQPVAEWLNTLGISAFVLRYRVAPYKYPSALHDAQRALRTIRSRADEYGVDPDRLGILGFSAGGHLASAAGVLFDRGQAEAAEPLERYSSRPDFMILCYPVITMGEEFTHQGSKGNLLGENPDKEMANRLSSELQVTADTPPAFLWHTSDDASVPVENSLLFAAALRRHEIPFDLHVYAHGRHGLGLADEEPHTRGWTDACASWLQLGGYTK
- the adhE gene encoding bifunctional acetaldehyde-CoA/alcohol dehydrogenase, with amino-acid sequence MAVKNEVAAQVKQTTAEEYIQTLVDKAKKAQEAYMALDQEQVNTIVHAMALAGLDKHMYLAKLAVEETGRGVYEDKITKNIFSTEYIWHGIKYDKTVGVIEDNPYDNFQKIAEPVGIVMGITPVTNPTSTTMFKALIAAKTRNPIIFGFHPSAQECSAAAAKILHDAAVKAGAPENCIQWIEMPTMDKTNALMNNPDVALILATGGSAMVKAAYSCGKPALGVGPGNVPAFIEKSADIDQAVTDIILSKTFDNGMICASEQAVIIEDAIFDQVKKKMIANGCYFVNKDEAAKLTNGAMNVEKCAVNPAIVGQSAVKIAEMCGIQVPAGTKILVAEIEGVGPKYPLSAEKLSPVLACYKVKNADQGIERAAEIVEFGGMGHSSAIHSNNEEVIMKFSNRLQTGRILVNSPSTHGAIGDIYNTNIPSLTLGCGSYGRNSVSQNVTAINLINVKRVNRRTVNMQWFKVPDKIYFEKGSTQYLAKMPDITRVAIITDPMMVKLGYVERVEHYLRQRQTPVAIEVFSEVEPDPSTTTVEKGTAMMNRFQPDCIIALGGGSPMDAAKGMWLFYEHPDVDFNNLKQKFMDIRKRVYKYPTLGKKAKFVAIPTTSGTGSEVTSFAVITDKTAGANTKYPLADYELTPDVAIVDPEFVYSLPRTAVADTGMDVLTHAIEAYVSVMASDYSDGLAIKAIQLVFQYLEKSALTGDKLAREKMHNASTLAGMAFANAFLGINHSLAHKWGGQYHTAHGRTNAILMPHVIRYNAKKPTKFASFPKYSHFVADERYAEIARILGLPARTTEEGVTSLINAIREMNKKLGIEESFQQLGFDPKDFESRVDYLADRAFEDQCTTANPKLPLVSELADVYRNAFYGRFDN
- a CDS encoding Crp/Fnr family transcriptional regulator, whose product is MKEHYNVIEAHGNTNCFSEQNFNRLLVTMKERIVPEGSHLFWEGDYSDKLFYIKRGRVKLTKSTDEGKELILYMYQAGDMVGQADPFFSTKHSFTAEVIEESEVGVIEQKDLEILICQHCDFAIDFMKWMGIHHRLTQTKFRDLMMYGKPGALCSTLIRLGNTYGEKNGDNILINKKITHTDLSNMIGATRESVNRMLSDLRKKDAVEYENGMIVIKDLGMLQEICHCELCPNEICRI
- the pflB gene encoding formate C-acetyltransferase, giving the protein MSVIEKDVQEVKSGWRSFVKGKWSKKVDVNEFISKNIKPYEGNEDFLVGPTSNTTELWKIISQLSKEERERGGVWDVSLDTVSTITSHAPGYIDKEKEQIVGVQTDAPFRRSIQPFGGIKMMIDATKAYGFELPNNMIEMFTNIRKTHNQGVFDAYTPEMRAVRKSGVITGLPDAYGRGRIIGDYRRVALYGIDFLIKDKKQQLTELEVDSMTEEVIRLREELSEQIRALGELKEMAAAHGMDISKPANNFKEATQWVYFGYLAAVKEQNGAAMSLGRVSSFLDIYAQRDFEEGTLTEEQAQEIVDHFVMKLRIVKFLRTPDYNELFSGDPTWVTESIGGMAEDGTTRVTKNSFRFLHTLYNLGPAPEPNLTVLWSERLPEGFKKYCAKVSIETSAIQYENDDVMRPYWGEDYAIACCVSPMRIGKQMQFFGARANLAKALLYAINGGVDEKSGAQVGPEFPAITSEYLDYNEVMKRFKPMMEWLAKTYVNTLNIIHYMHDKYSYERIEMALHDRDILRTMACGIAGLSVAADSLSAIKYAKVKPIRNEQGIAIDFETEGEFPCYGNNDDAVDSIAVELVETFMSMIRKHKTYRDAMPTQSVLTITSNVVYGKKTGTTPDGRKKGEPFAPGANPMHGRDKKGALASLNSVAKLPYSDAQDGISNTFSIVPKALGKDEESRKSNLVFMMDGYFHNNAQHLNVNVFNREQLIDAMDHPENYPQLTVRVSGYAVNFIKLTREQQLDVINRTFHGTM
- the pflA gene encoding pyruvate formate-lyase-activating protein encodes the protein MANGHIHSLETFGTVDGPGIRFVLFMQGCLLKCQYCHNPDTWGLNEGKEMSIEQVLAEIEPYLNYYKSSGGGLTVSGGEPTLQAHFVKNLFTEVKKRWNLHTTLDSNGYNDGSKISDLLDVTDLVLLDLKHIDDEAHIKLTGKSNERTLKLARWLSDHNRKMWIRHVYVPGIHDKEEDLLNLGRFIGTLKGVEKFEILPYHQMGIYKWQELGRAYELEGVPSPSDEEVQRAYRLIEEGRNQTALV